The proteins below come from a single Osmerus mordax isolate fOsmMor3 chromosome 3, fOsmMor3.pri, whole genome shotgun sequence genomic window:
- the eef2kmt gene encoding protein-lysine N-methyltransferase EEF2KMT — protein MRSDNISVKRFWPTISLYLTLFEMNDMHPSKDYFENDCIVSARNRTDLLQAFKLSFFAMSRFPTFPWNLLQTELEKDKSSELISDILKQTCLHSLCTKHPPSVKYRRLFLIELIKRHEATESERLDELYDALGEVLGAEERHECFKSYLLPCGDALSLSESVAVISEGTTGLVTWEAALFLAEWALDNPHIFMGRTILELGSGVGLTGIAVCRSCRPSKYVFSDCHSSVLQKLQENVQLNGLSKKNPPRVSVEELDWAAVTMEQLREIGANTVIATDVVYDPDIISCLVKLLTRVLRCMSPVTPPEVIISSTIRNPDTYKCFKHKLESAGIQHEVITGPVTPVFQYNRLSTIELIKLYT, from the exons ATGAGGTCTGACAATATTTCCGTGAAACGCTTTTGGCCTACTATTTCTCTTTATCTTACTTTATTTGAAATGAATGATATGCACCCTTCAAAAGATTACTTTGAAAATGACTGTATAGTTTCTGCACGGAACAGGACAGATCTATTACAAGCCTTTAAATTATCGTTTTTTGCCATGAGCCGTTTTCCTACTTTCCCTTGGAAT CTCCTTCAAACCGAACTTGAGAAGGACAAATCATCCGAGTTGATTTCGGATATTTTAAAGCAG ACATGCCTTCATTCGCTGTGTACCAAACACCCACCATCAGTCAAATACAGAAGACTATTCCTTATCGAACTGATCAAAAGG CATGAAGCTACTGAGTCAGAACGTTTGGATGAGCTCTACGACGCCTTGGGTGAAGTCCTTGGTGCTGAGGAGAGACATGAGTGCTTCAAAAGCTATTTACTG CCATGTGGTGATGCTCTGAGCCTGTCAGAGAGTGTGGCGGTGATCTCAGAAGGCACCACTGGGCTGGTCACATGGGAGGCTGCCCTCTTCCTGGCAGAGTGGGCACTGGACAACCCCCACATCTTTATGGGcag GACTATCCTTGAACTTGGCAGTGGAGTGGGGTTGACAGGAATTGCAGTGTGTCGCTCCTGTAGGCCCTCCAAATATGTGTTCAGTGACTGTCACAGCAGTGTACTGCAGAAATTGCAGGAAAATGTTCAGCTAAATGGACTGTCTAAGAAAAATCCTCCCAGAGTTTCTGTGGAAGAATTGGACTGGGCGGCAGTGACAATGGAGCAGCTGAGGGAGATAGGTGCCAACACTGTCATTGCTACAG ATGTGGTTTACGACCCTGATATAATTTCTTGCCTGGTGAAGCTCCTTACCCGGGTCTTGAGGTGCATGTCCCCTGTTACCCCTCCAGAGGTCATCATCTCCTCAACCATCAGAAACCCAGACACATACAAGTGCTTCAAGCATAAACTTG